In a single window of the Paenibacillus sp. MMS20-IR301 genome:
- a CDS encoding EAL domain-containing protein: MDQMGIHYNFWIVLLSFALTATAAYSALNLISQVSHSVGRVRRLWLLSGASVLGSGIWAMHFVGIMAGHLPFEVSYRPGTAVLSLLISMASCYAALRIATASPQRMWRFLAAGGVLGSGISLMHYVGMLSMEMEAKVHYEIMDQALSVLIALLASYIGVLLFRRFKDYTGFSRWKLYSALFIAAAVTGMHYTSLRTSSLQYDSWMATRPLLVDTDVILLTGISLVTLFMLAISGGAVFLDRHVLERMAYHDPLTELPNRHGLERYFKNDFFGGSSGAVFFVDLDRFKSINDTLGHDIGDLLLREVSERLTGCVGTKGRVFRLGGDEFLIALPECTVAAAEEEAQYILQELKKAYSIEGNELYVTASVGISMTPAHGTDRSALMKAADTALYTSKDSGKNKFSIFDLEMNRHQVRRMSLEKDLRKALARSEFMVVYQPKWDSLMNVTVGLEALLRWKHPEHGVISPAEFIPIAEETGLIVPITYWMLHDVCAQNMLWHEANVATVAVSINMSARMFEGGSLYEVVEEALSRSGLEPHFLELEITESIAMNNMEETVAQLSKLRNLGVRVSLDDFGTGFSSLGNLDEIPVNTLKIDQVFIRKSKMHSKKAIISNIIAIASNLNMEVVAEGVETTEQIELLQSLGCRVMQGFYYGRPMPVKELGQWFIENTA, encoded by the coding sequence ATGGATCAAATGGGAATCCACTATAATTTCTGGATTGTTTTACTATCCTTCGCGCTTACGGCGACTGCCGCCTATTCGGCGCTTAATCTGATTTCGCAGGTTTCCCATTCTGTTGGCCGGGTCAGGCGACTCTGGCTGCTCTCCGGTGCCAGCGTGCTGGGAAGCGGAATCTGGGCCATGCATTTTGTAGGTATTATGGCCGGTCATCTGCCGTTTGAAGTCAGTTACCGTCCCGGTACTGCAGTGCTGTCTCTGCTGATTAGCATGGCGTCCTGCTATGCGGCGCTTAGAATCGCAACGGCCTCCCCGCAGAGAATGTGGCGTTTCCTTGCCGCCGGCGGCGTCCTGGGCAGCGGGATTTCACTGATGCACTACGTCGGAATGTTATCCATGGAGATGGAGGCCAAGGTTCATTATGAGATTATGGACCAGGCATTGTCCGTACTGATTGCACTGCTGGCTTCTTATATTGGTGTGCTGCTGTTCCGCAGGTTCAAGGACTACACGGGCTTTAGCCGCTGGAAGCTATACTCGGCGCTGTTTATTGCGGCAGCGGTCACCGGCATGCATTATACGAGCCTGAGAACAAGCAGCCTGCAGTATGACAGCTGGATGGCTACAAGACCGCTGCTCGTGGATACGGATGTTATTCTGCTGACGGGCATTTCGCTGGTTACCCTGTTTATGCTGGCTATATCCGGCGGGGCTGTTTTTCTCGACAGGCATGTCCTGGAACGTATGGCTTATCATGATCCGCTTACTGAGCTGCCCAACCGGCATGGGCTGGAGCGCTATTTCAAGAATGATTTCTTCGGCGGCAGTTCGGGAGCGGTGTTTTTTGTCGATCTGGACCGCTTTAAATCGATTAATGATACGCTCGGGCATGATATTGGCGACCTGCTGCTCCGGGAGGTTTCGGAGCGGCTCACCGGCTGTGTTGGTACAAAAGGCAGAGTCTTCCGGCTGGGCGGCGACGAGTTTCTGATTGCCCTGCCGGAGTGTACGGTGGCAGCAGCTGAGGAAGAGGCGCAGTATATTTTGCAGGAGCTTAAGAAGGCTTACAGCATTGAAGGCAATGAGCTGTATGTAACAGCCAGTGTCGGAATCAGCATGACCCCGGCGCATGGGACGGACCGCTCAGCCTTAATGAAGGCTGCGGACACGGCCCTCTATACCTCGAAGGACTCTGGCAAGAATAAATTCAGCATCTTCGATCTGGAGATGAACCGCCATCAGGTACGGCGGATGTCACTGGAGAAGGATCTGCGCAAGGCGCTTGCCCGTTCCGAGTTCATGGTTGTCTATCAGCCCAAATGGGATTCACTGATGAACGTTACGGTAGGCCTTGAAGCGCTGCTGCGCTGGAAGCATCCGGAGCACGGTGTCATCTCTCCTGCAGAGTTCATTCCGATTGCTGAGGAGACGGGCCTGATCGTGCCGATCACTTACTGGATGCTGCATGATGTATGCGCCCAGAATATGCTGTGGCATGAGGCCAATGTTGCGACTGTGGCCGTCTCAATCAATATGTCGGCGCGGATGTTTGAAGGCGGCAGCCTGTATGAAGTAGTGGAAGAGGCACTGAGCCGCTCCGGGCTTGAGCCGCATTTCCTGGAACTTGAGATTACCGAATCGATTGCAATGAACAATATGGAGGAAACGGTTGCCCAGCTCTCCAAGCTGCGGAATCTTGGAGTGAGAGTCTCGCTTGATGATTTCGGAACCGGGTTCTCTTCCCTGGGTAATCTTGATGAAATTCCGGTCAATACGCTGAAGATTGATCAGGTCTTCATCCGCAAGAGCAAAATGCATTCCAAGAAAGCGATCATCAGCAATATTATCGCCATTGCCAGCAATCTCAATATGGAGGTTGTGGCCGAAGGGGTAGAAACTACCGAGCAGATTGAGCTGCTGCAGTCTCTCGGGTGCCGTGTAATGCAAGGCTTCTACTACGGCCGGCCAATGCCGGTCAAGGAACTGGGCCAATGGTTTATTGAGAATACAGCATAA
- a CDS encoding methyl-accepting chemotaxis protein — MMLIVLLLVGSSIGFFGYHAAYKQIDEAAGIELVGCANITTGLIDPADISALVAGDTSKLSAIEDRIAWINDHKPIFKEAFILSLDGKVLAADKKFKERGYKAGDTFYFSDEDKKMITTMKHSAYSKVYTYEGVSLKTGYGPIYQDHDPTKPIIALMAINFDGPLIQTRTMEIITQPFIISALVLLVAIIAAYLTIRRMIRPLTKLSSSVNTVAKGDLTREPLRLTSKDEIGQLSADFNDMTLNLRNLITQVNDTSMLVASSSEELSASAQETNRAGEHSVNVTIELAEGANTQLQNLEGSYKAVQEMSHFITEIASNADSAMNNAALNAQKARTGRESMDSTTTQMSIVSGSIEDLSGIIGTLGSHSKEIESIVGIIASIAEETNLLSLNAAIEAARAGEEGRGFAVVAGSVRKLAERSAKSAGQIGELVSLIVHQMDKAGETMRRSTEEMLHGKEMIISAGHSFSEIETSVSDMSSQSQQISATVRELALISDGLVTAIQNIVAVSNQTAEGAETLSASSQEQLAAMEEVESSAAFLSSLADKLQVLVENFKITA; from the coding sequence ATGATGCTTATTGTACTGCTTCTGGTCGGGTCATCCATCGGGTTCTTCGGGTACCATGCGGCTTATAAACAGATTGATGAAGCTGCAGGTATTGAACTGGTAGGCTGTGCTAACATCACTACCGGCCTTATAGATCCCGCCGATATATCCGCCCTGGTTGCAGGCGATACCAGCAAGCTCAGTGCCATTGAAGACCGGATCGCCTGGATAAATGATCACAAGCCTATTTTCAAGGAAGCATTCATTCTCTCACTGGATGGCAAGGTACTCGCTGCTGACAAGAAGTTCAAAGAAAGAGGTTATAAAGCAGGCGACACCTTCTATTTCTCCGATGAGGATAAAAAAATGATTACCACCATGAAGCACTCCGCCTACTCTAAAGTTTATACATATGAAGGGGTCTCCCTCAAAACCGGTTACGGCCCCATCTATCAGGACCATGATCCCACCAAACCTATCATCGCTTTAATGGCCATCAACTTTGACGGCCCGCTGATTCAGACACGGACAATGGAGATTATTACTCAGCCCTTCATCATCAGTGCTCTGGTCCTGCTCGTTGCCATAATTGCCGCCTATTTGACCATCCGCCGCATGATAAGACCTCTTACTAAATTATCCAGCTCCGTCAACACTGTAGCTAAGGGTGATCTCACCCGGGAACCGCTCCGCCTCACAAGCAAGGATGAGATCGGCCAGCTGTCCGCTGACTTCAATGATATGACCCTCAATCTGCGCAACCTGATTACACAGGTTAATGATACCTCTATGCTGGTTGCCTCCTCCTCTGAAGAGCTGTCGGCCAGTGCCCAGGAAACCAACCGCGCCGGGGAGCATAGCGTCAATGTTACAATCGAGCTGGCGGAAGGGGCAAACACCCAGCTGCAGAATCTTGAAGGCAGTTATAAAGCCGTGCAGGAAATGTCGCATTTCATTACTGAAATAGCCAGCAATGCCGACAGTGCGATGAATAATGCGGCGCTGAATGCACAGAAGGCCCGGACCGGCCGCGAGTCCATGGATTCCACTACAACCCAGATGAGCATTGTCAGCGGAAGCATCGAGGATCTGTCCGGCATTATCGGGACCCTGGGCAGCCATTCCAAAGAGATTGAGAGTATTGTCGGAATCATTGCCAGTATTGCCGAAGAAACGAATCTATTATCCCTGAATGCGGCGATTGAGGCTGCACGGGCCGGCGAAGAAGGCCGCGGCTTCGCCGTTGTTGCCGGATCTGTGCGCAAGCTGGCTGAACGTTCAGCGAAATCTGCCGGTCAGATCGGTGAACTCGTCAGTCTGATTGTGCATCAGATGGACAAAGCCGGCGAGACCATGCGACGCTCTACTGAAGAAATGCTGCACGGCAAGGAGATGATTATCTCCGCCGGTCATTCCTTCTCGGAGATTGAGACCTCCGTTTCCGATATGTCTTCGCAGAGTCAGCAGATTTCGGCAACCGTACGTGAGCTGGCCTTGATCTCCGACGGGCTTGTTACTGCCATTCAGAATATCGTAGCTGTCTCTAACCAGACCGCGGAAGGGGCAGAGACGCTGTCGGCTTCCTCACAGGAGCAGCTGGCCGCCATGGAGGAAGTAGAGTCCTCCGCAGCCTTCCTCTCCTCCCTAGCGGATAAGCTGCAGGTATTGGTAGAGAATTTCAAAATAACCGCATAA
- a CDS encoding MarR family transcriptional regulator: MTQEINPLIERVGLSMWKVQRKIMSQMSMHKEMGLTVPQFGLLHMIAQEKQARVIHLADKLEVKSSAVTVMLDRLELLELIARVPDENDRRAVIVTITGKGQGILEEAQRRSMELLQEHLAILEPEELQNFADYYTLLEKQER, from the coding sequence ATGACACAGGAAATAAATCCGTTGATCGAACGTGTGGGATTATCCATGTGGAAGGTACAGCGCAAAATCATGTCGCAGATGTCTATGCATAAGGAAATGGGCTTAACGGTTCCGCAATTCGGACTGCTGCATATGATTGCCCAGGAGAAGCAGGCCAGGGTTATTCATCTGGCGGACAAGCTGGAGGTGAAATCCAGTGCAGTTACAGTGATGCTTGACCGTCTGGAGCTGCTGGAGCTGATTGCCCGCGTTCCTGATGAGAATGACCGCAGGGCTGTCATTGTAACCATTACCGGTAAGGGACAAGGGATTCTGGAAGAGGCGCAGCGCCGTTCAATGGAGCTGCTTCAGGAGCATTTAGCGATTCTGGAGCCGGAGGAGCTGCAGAACTTCGCAGATTATTATACGCTGCTGGAGAAGCAGGAGCGTTAA
- a CDS encoding LTA synthase family protein, with protein sequence MFITKKEGEAVSSVTVKRWLLKPFVFFSIIFILKSLLAWGVIFEDTQFWKSLLTEIPFVWVLFFLIERFASKRKLGYYMTVNLLVTAIFFAAIMYFKYYGVIVTYHAAEQVNQVTAVRNSVFSLMDPYYLLIFTDIIVLGFYFFINKNGRNYKKHNINRPNGRMLHLVLFAVSLGLCLFNILPNKASMNEIKKAQEMGILNYEAYTIFAQDKPELVQASEITQEKINQLKGIDSSAVSPYAGAAKGKNLIIIQLESFQNFLLGLKVDGQEITPNLNRLMEDSLYFNNFYQMVGQGNTSDAEFVVNSSFYIPPQGAATMSYVDKKIPSLPGLLQASGYQSATFHTNDVEFWNRGELYSSLGWEHYYDHQFFGDEDSFFFGASDEVLYRKTSEKLKEMSEAGQPFYAQVISMSAHHPFTIPAEKYKMKLPERYEGTFVGDYIRSQNYADYAFGQFVDELKANGLWDNSLIMVYGDHMGLPIYSLDHDDKELMKEIYGYDYGYANMLNIPLLIHGQGLTSETLEQVGGEVDIMPTALSLLGVSMDNNIHFGQDLLSQSYNLLPQRYYLPTGSFISSSGLLIPGNSFEDNTQHNLASGSSAPSGTEDEYNRALRLRQLSDSYVSQLPDKEPAAE encoded by the coding sequence ATGTTCATTACTAAGAAAGAAGGCGAAGCTGTGTCATCCGTAACGGTTAAACGATGGTTGCTCAAGCCATTTGTGTTCTTCTCGATCATCTTCATCCTCAAAAGCCTGCTAGCCTGGGGCGTTATCTTTGAAGACACGCAATTCTGGAAATCACTATTGACGGAAATCCCTTTTGTCTGGGTTCTGTTTTTCCTGATTGAGCGGTTTGCTTCCAAACGGAAGCTTGGATATTACATGACGGTTAACCTGCTGGTTACCGCGATCTTTTTTGCCGCTATTATGTACTTCAAATATTATGGAGTCATTGTCACTTACCATGCCGCCGAGCAGGTGAATCAGGTTACAGCCGTGCGCAACAGTGTATTCTCGCTCATGGACCCTTATTATCTGCTGATCTTCACGGATATTATCGTGCTGGGCTTCTATTTCTTCATTAATAAAAACGGCCGCAATTATAAAAAGCATAACATCAACCGTCCTAATGGCCGGATGCTGCATCTGGTCCTGTTCGCAGTCTCGCTCGGACTGTGCCTGTTCAATATTCTGCCTAACAAGGCAAGCATGAACGAGATCAAGAAGGCCCAGGAAATGGGTATCCTTAATTATGAGGCATATACGATCTTTGCTCAAGACAAACCGGAGCTTGTGCAGGCCAGTGAAATTACCCAGGAGAAGATCAATCAGCTCAAAGGCATTGACAGCTCCGCGGTCTCACCTTATGCCGGTGCAGCCAAAGGCAAGAATCTGATTATTATCCAGCTGGAATCCTTCCAGAACTTCCTGCTGGGCCTTAAGGTGGACGGACAGGAAATCACGCCGAACCTGAACCGCCTTATGGAGGATAGCCTTTATTTCAACAACTTCTACCAGATGGTCGGCCAGGGCAATACTTCAGATGCAGAATTTGTAGTGAACTCGTCCTTCTATATTCCGCCGCAGGGTGCAGCAACCATGTCTTATGTTGACAAAAAAATACCAAGCCTGCCGGGCCTCCTGCAGGCCAGCGGATACCAGAGTGCGACCTTCCATACAAACGATGTGGAATTCTGGAACCGCGGCGAGCTCTACAGCTCTCTGGGCTGGGAGCACTATTATGATCACCAGTTCTTCGGAGATGAGGACTCCTTCTTCTTTGGCGCTTCGGATGAAGTGCTCTACCGCAAAACCTCGGAGAAGCTGAAGGAGATGAGCGAGGCAGGGCAGCCGTTCTACGCCCAGGTCATTTCCATGTCTGCGCATCATCCGTTCACGATTCCTGCAGAGAAGTACAAGATGAAGCTGCCGGAACGTTATGAAGGAACCTTTGTCGGAGACTACATCCGCTCCCAGAACTATGCCGACTATGCCTTCGGGCAATTCGTGGATGAGTTGAAGGCGAACGGCTTATGGGATAACAGCCTGATTATGGTCTACGGTGACCATATGGGCCTGCCGATCTATTCACTCGATCATGATGACAAAGAGTTAATGAAGGAAATTTACGGATATGATTACGGATATGCGAATATGCTCAATATCCCGCTGCTCATTCATGGTCAGGGCCTGACATCAGAGACCCTTGAACAGGTGGGCGGTGAGGTAGACATTATGCCGACGGCGCTCAGTCTGCTGGGTGTATCTATGGACAACAATATTCACTTTGGCCAGGATCTGCTCAGCCAGTCTTACAATCTGCTGCCGCAGCGTTACTATCTGCCTACCGGCTCGTTTATCTCCAGCTCAGGGCTGCTGATCCCCGGAAACAGCTTCGAGGATAACACACAGCATAACCTGGCAAGCGGCAGCAGCGCCCCTTCCGGCACTGAGGATGAATATAACCGCGCCCTGCGCCTGCGCCAGCTGTCAGACAGCTATGTGTCACAGCTGCCGGATAAAGAGCCGGCTGCCGAGTAG
- a CDS encoding ATP-dependent DNA helicase — MEYTEIALSVRALVEYAYSSGSLEPGFRSGAAMAEGTRIHQQIQKQYKEGDRKEVYLRTEIPRGGLLFIIDGRCDGLLADEAGNLTVEEIKSIAGPPDASMEGREVHWAQAFMYAYILSNDLELPAVKIKLTYVQRGSAEQYSLYKDMTRSELAAFAEETVARYAPYAEMMARYKVRRDESIRQLGFPFPAYRQGQRHFAAAVYTSIAEGANLYAQAPTGIGKTMSTLFPAVKALGEGKAAGIFYLTAKTVTRIAAQEAMGLLGSRGLQLHAIALTAKEKACFREEGGCTPGSCPYAEGYYDRINGAVLDMLEHETLITRETIAGYARRHEVCPFEFSLDAAYACDVVICDYNYIYDPRISLKRMPEEQKKRTVLLVDEAHNLVDRGREMYSASLTKAPFLALQRQYKTLNPGLAAAAKAVNAFFIALRKSCSDKGAGEWAEYPEALPELLLDFSTEAELELMNASAAIAAPAAEEEAGAGSLLDTFFEVQGMLRTFKTYDERYITYAEVRSGDVYLKLFNLDPSYLLQQMAKSFRSQIMFSATLSPLAYYRDMTGAGEDDYSLSLDSPFHQEQWQVSVLPVSTRYHDREASLHPLSDALKGMVSRRGNYLVFFPSYLYLKNVYEVFTEKYPEVRTLLQGSGMSEIEREDFLAAFHPGSPDSLLGFAVLGGIFSEGVDLPGDRLNGVMVVGVGLPQVGLERNLLRSYFQSQGKNGFDYAYVYPGMCKVQQAGGRLIRSEQDSGVIVLADDRFLQASYRQLLPAEWRDYIVVT; from the coding sequence ATGGAGTATACAGAGATCGCACTTTCTGTAAGAGCGCTTGTTGAATATGCGTACAGCAGCGGGAGTCTGGAGCCGGGATTCCGCAGCGGGGCGGCCATGGCGGAGGGGACACGCATTCATCAGCAGATCCAGAAGCAGTATAAGGAGGGGGACCGGAAAGAGGTCTACTTGCGGACAGAGATTCCGCGCGGGGGGCTGCTGTTCATTATCGACGGCCGCTGCGACGGACTGCTGGCCGACGAGGCTGGAAACCTGACGGTTGAGGAGATCAAATCCATTGCCGGGCCGCCGGATGCTTCCATGGAAGGGCGCGAGGTGCACTGGGCACAGGCGTTCATGTATGCCTATATCCTGAGCAACGATCTGGAGCTTCCTGCGGTTAAGATAAAGCTGACCTACGTCCAGCGGGGAAGCGCCGAGCAGTACAGCCTGTACAAGGATATGACCCGCAGTGAGCTGGCCGCCTTCGCGGAAGAGACAGTCGCCCGCTATGCACCGTATGCAGAGATGATGGCCCGCTATAAGGTGCGCAGGGATGAAAGCATCCGCCAGCTGGGATTTCCGTTCCCGGCCTACCGGCAGGGCCAGCGCCATTTCGCCGCCGCCGTATATACCTCAATTGCGGAAGGCGCTAATCTGTATGCCCAGGCGCCAACCGGCATCGGCAAAACAATGTCTACCCTGTTCCCGGCGGTCAAGGCGCTGGGGGAAGGCAAGGCGGCAGGCATCTTCTATCTGACTGCCAAGACGGTTACGCGGATTGCTGCGCAGGAAGCAATGGGACTGCTCGGCAGCCGGGGGCTGCAGCTGCATGCTATTGCACTTACCGCCAAGGAGAAGGCCTGCTTCCGTGAGGAGGGGGGCTGCACCCCGGGTTCCTGCCCGTATGCCGAGGGGTATTATGACCGGATCAATGGAGCTGTGCTTGATATGCTGGAGCATGAGACTCTAATAACCCGGGAGACGATTGCCGGCTATGCCAGGCGGCATGAGGTATGCCCGTTCGAGTTCTCCCTGGATGCCGCCTATGCCTGCGATGTGGTCATCTGCGATTATAACTACATCTACGATCCCCGCATCAGCCTGAAACGGATGCCTGAAGAACAGAAGAAACGGACGGTTCTGCTCGTGGATGAAGCGCATAACCTGGTGGACCGGGGACGGGAGATGTACTCGGCTTCACTGACCAAGGCGCCGTTCCTGGCACTGCAGCGCCAGTACAAAACGCTGAATCCGGGACTTGCAGCAGCGGCTAAGGCGGTCAATGCCTTCTTCATTGCGCTGCGCAAGAGCTGCAGTGACAAGGGAGCCGGGGAGTGGGCGGAGTATCCGGAGGCGCTGCCGGAGCTGCTGCTGGACTTCAGCACAGAAGCAGAGCTGGAACTGATGAATGCTTCTGCAGCGATTGCCGCCCCGGCGGCAGAAGAAGAGGCAGGGGCGGGCAGCCTGCTGGATACATTCTTTGAGGTGCAGGGCATGCTGCGCACCTTCAAGACCTATGATGAGCGCTACATTACCTACGCGGAGGTCCGCAGCGGCGATGTGTACCTCAAGCTGTTCAATCTGGACCCGTCTTATCTGCTGCAGCAGATGGCGAAGAGCTTCCGCAGCCAGATCATGTTCTCGGCGACATTGTCGCCGCTCGCATATTACCGGGATATGACCGGCGCCGGGGAGGATGACTACAGCCTGAGCCTGGACTCGCCTTTTCATCAAGAGCAGTGGCAGGTCTCGGTGCTTCCGGTATCCACCCGTTATCACGACAGGGAGGCCTCCTTGCACCCGCTCAGCGATGCCCTGAAAGGGATGGTGTCCAGAAGGGGCAACTATCTGGTCTTCTTTCCATCTTATCTGTATTTGAAGAATGTGTATGAGGTATTCACAGAGAAATACCCGGAAGTCCGGACGCTGCTGCAGGGCAGCGGGATGAGTGAGATTGAGCGGGAAGATTTCCTCGCGGCCTTTCATCCGGGCAGCCCGGACAGTCTGCTTGGCTTTGCTGTGCTGGGCGGGATTTTCTCCGAAGGCGTTGATCTTCCGGGTGACCGGCTGAATGGCGTTATGGTAGTCGGGGTCGGGCTGCCGCAGGTCGGGCTGGAGCGGAATCTGCTCCGCAGTTACTTCCAGTCACAGGGCAAAAACGGCTTTGACTATGCGTATGTCTACCCGGGCATGTGCAAGGTACAGCAGGCCGGAGGCCGGCTGATCCGCAGCGAGCAGGACAGCGGGGTTATCGTGCTGGCGGATGACCGCTTTCTGCAGGCTTCTTACCGGCAGCTGCTCCCCGCAGAGTGGCGGGACTACATTGTTGTAACGTAA
- a CDS encoding Gfo/Idh/MocA family oxidoreductase, whose amino-acid sequence MTLNIGIVGTGWFSKVHADLLAGMEDVTLKAVCGSSRQKGQEMARAYGAEGYGEITEMLDSHKLDAVYICVPPQSHGATERALIRRDIPFFIEKPLAATTEIPASLLQDIKERQLLTSVGYHFRYQENIQRLKQRLSSDKVGMIVGEWMGGMPGVAWWRNQEQSGGQFTEQTTHIVDLLRYLAGEVTEVYGMFGNRIMHEQHEGVTVSDVGTVSLKLASGIVASISNTCVLPDGVGKSGISFYNDNGLLDWNPERLLEMRSGESKEYKNTGNPYAAESEAFLHAVRTGDRSRILSDYEDGYKTLKVTCAAYESSLSGLPVKL is encoded by the coding sequence ATGACACTTAATATCGGGATCGTTGGCACCGGCTGGTTCTCCAAGGTACATGCGGATCTGCTGGCAGGTATGGAGGATGTAACCCTGAAGGCTGTCTGCGGCAGCAGCCGCCAGAAGGGCCAGGAGATGGCGCGCGCCTACGGGGCTGAGGGCTACGGGGAGATTACAGAAATGCTGGATAGCCATAAGCTGGATGCCGTATACATCTGCGTGCCGCCGCAATCTCACGGGGCTACCGAGCGCGCCTTGATCCGCAGGGACATTCCATTCTTCATTGAGAAGCCGCTGGCCGCAACCACGGAGATTCCGGCCAGCCTGCTGCAGGATATTAAAGAACGCCAGCTGCTGACTTCTGTCGGCTATCACTTCCGGTATCAGGAGAACATCCAGCGGCTGAAGCAGAGGCTCAGCAGCGACAAAGTCGGGATGATTGTCGGTGAATGGATGGGCGGGATGCCCGGCGTAGCCTGGTGGCGCAATCAGGAGCAGTCCGGCGGGCAATTCACGGAGCAGACGACCCATATCGTCGACCTGCTGCGTTATCTGGCGGGTGAAGTGACGGAAGTCTACGGCATGTTCGGCAACCGGATTATGCATGAACAGCATGAGGGTGTAACCGTATCCGATGTCGGCACTGTATCGCTGAAGCTGGCCAGCGGCATTGTGGCGAGCATCTCCAATACCTGCGTACTGCCGGACGGGGTCGGCAAGAGCGGCATCAGCTTCTACAATGACAACGGGCTGCTCGACTGGAACCCGGAGCGGCTGCTGGAAATGCGCAGCGGGGAGAGCAAGGAATATAAGAATACTGGCAATCCTTACGCAGCGGAAAGCGAGGCCTTCCTCCATGCCGTGCGGACCGGGGACCGTTCCCGGATTCTCAGCGATTATGAGGATGGTTACAAGACACTGAAGGTAACCTGCGCGGCGTATGAGTCCTCCTTGAGCGGCTTGCCGGTGAAGCTGTAG
- a CDS encoding CidB/LrgB family autolysis modulator, with protein sequence MTGFLFLGLTIAVYLLAKRIYTSTGKMYASPLIVTPLLIIGFLLLTGNSYESYNAGGKWLSDLLGPATIAFAIPLHKNFKVLKKHAAEIAAGVLSGTVIAVLSSMLLAKWLHLSGDLAASLVPRSVTTPIAMSISQSIGGVPSITAVFVILTGVLGTMMGPSVLRLFRIDNEIARGVSLGTAAHGTGTSKAFELSSLTGTISSIAMILTALFSIGLAPALLAVFLH encoded by the coding sequence ATGACCGGATTTTTATTTCTCGGGCTTACTATTGCAGTGTACCTCCTGGCTAAGCGCATCTATACCTCCACCGGCAAAATGTATGCTTCTCCGCTGATTGTCACGCCGCTCTTGATCATCGGCTTCCTGCTGCTGACCGGCAATTCCTATGAATCCTACAATGCGGGAGGCAAATGGCTGTCGGATCTGCTTGGACCTGCGACCATCGCCTTTGCAATCCCTCTGCATAAGAACTTCAAGGTGCTCAAAAAGCACGCCGCCGAAATTGCGGCAGGCGTGCTGTCAGGAACGGTGATTGCCGTGCTGTCTTCGATGCTGCTGGCCAAGTGGCTGCACCTCAGCGGGGATCTGGCAGCGAGCCTGGTTCCCCGCTCGGTGACCACACCGATTGCCATGAGCATCTCGCAAAGCATCGGCGGCGTTCCCAGCATCACTGCAGTCTTCGTTATTCTGACCGGTGTGCTGGGAACGATGATGGGACCATCCGTGCTCCGCCTCTTCCGCATTGACAATGAAATTGCGCGCGGTGTATCGCTGGGAACCGCTGCGCACGGTACGGGCACCTCCAAAGCCTTCGAGCTGAGTTCGCTGACCGGCACCATCTCCAGTATCGCGATGATTCTGACGGCGCTGTTCTCGATTGGCCTTGCGCCGGCACTGCTCGCGGTTTTCCTCCACTAG
- a CDS encoding CidA/LrgA family protein: MKKIALGLLQVGILTVFSLLINTLTSLLHIPLPGSIIGMILLFILLESGVIRLNWVEAGASWLLAELLLFFIPSAIGVMKYSKLLEADGLQVLAVVLLGTFAVMAGSGVLTGAIYKVKERRSS, from the coding sequence ATGAAAAAGATTGCCTTAGGCCTGCTGCAGGTGGGCATACTGACTGTGTTCTCCCTGCTGATTAATACATTAACCTCACTGCTGCATATTCCTCTCCCCGGAAGCATTATCGGGATGATTCTCTTATTTATATTGCTGGAATCAGGTGTAATCCGCCTGAACTGGGTGGAGGCCGGCGCTTCGTGGCTGCTGGCCGAGCTGCTGCTGTTCTTCATTCCTTCGGCTATAGGTGTAATGAAGTATTCGAAGCTGCTGGAGGCAGACGGCCTGCAGGTGCTGGCTGTTGTACTCTTAGGAACCTTTGCTGTCATGGCCGGATCCGGAGTCCTTACAGGAGCTATCTATAAAGTGAAGGAGCGGAGAAGCTCATGA